From the Chloroflexus aurantiacus J-10-fl genome, one window contains:
- the pheA gene encoding prephenate dehydratase, translating to MQTIAYLGPPGTFSEEAALAYAAGREARLLPLASIPAVVTAIETEAATVGVLPIENLLEGSVSYTLDLLIHETNLQIAGEIVVPIRQYLLARPGLQLSDIKVLYAHPQSLAQCRRFVERCLPGVATVASLSNSAAPAEAMADERPAAAIGTLRAAELVGATILAREIADSPHNVTRFIVLAREDAPPTGDDKTSFCFGFTREDRPGSLVSALQELAVENINMTKLESRPTRAILGQYIFLVDINGHRREPHVARALERIRLHTGMLKIFGSYPRWRGANGNHAS from the coding sequence ATGCAAACCATTGCCTACCTCGGCCCACCGGGAACCTTCAGCGAAGAAGCAGCGCTTGCCTATGCCGCAGGGCGCGAGGCACGACTGCTGCCGCTGGCCAGTATTCCGGCTGTGGTCACAGCCATTGAAACGGAAGCGGCAACCGTTGGGGTGTTGCCGATTGAAAACCTGTTGGAAGGTAGCGTCAGCTATACGCTTGATCTGCTGATCCACGAGACGAATTTGCAAATCGCCGGCGAGATTGTTGTGCCAATTCGCCAGTATCTCCTGGCCCGACCCGGTTTACAACTGAGCGATATTAAAGTGCTGTACGCGCATCCGCAATCACTGGCCCAGTGTCGGCGCTTTGTTGAGCGCTGCCTGCCCGGCGTGGCTACCGTCGCTTCGCTGAGCAATTCGGCTGCCCCCGCCGAGGCGATGGCTGATGAACGTCCGGCGGCGGCAATTGGCACACTGCGCGCAGCCGAACTGGTCGGTGCAACGATCCTGGCCCGTGAGATTGCCGATAGCCCTCACAATGTGACGCGCTTCATTGTGCTGGCCCGCGAAGATGCCCCGCCCACCGGTGATGACAAAACCAGTTTCTGTTTTGGGTTCACCCGCGAGGATCGACCCGGCAGTCTGGTGAGCGCCCTCCAGGAGCTGGCCGTCGAAAATATTAATATGACGAAGCTCGAATCGCGCCCAACCCGTGCGATTCTTGGTCAATACATCTTTCTGGTTGACATCAATGGACACCGCCGCGAACCACACGTTGCCCGTGCCCTCGAACGCATTCGCCTGCATACGGGCATGCTGAAAATCTTTGGTAGCTATCCGCGCTGGCGTGGCGCTAATGGTAATCATGCGTCGTAG
- the leuC gene encoding 3-isopropylmalate dehydratase large subunit gives MNKPRTLFEKVWEAHLVRPETAETPAVLYIDLHLIHEVTSPQAFTELRQRGLRVRRPDKTLATMDHSTPTTPRNHLGIIPVVDPMAISQLEQLRKNCAEFGIPLFELGDENQGIVHVIGPEQGLTQPGMTIVCGDSHTSTHGAFGALAFGIGTSEVGHVLATQCLLQRKPKTCAVRIDGRLGPGVTAKDIILALIAKYGVGGGTGYVFEYMGEAIRALSMEERMTICNMSIEGGARAGMVAPDDTTFEYIAGRPFAPKGADFEAAVARWRTLPSDEGATFDHELTLSASELKPMITYGTNPGMGIPIDAPVPRPEDMPDARSRAALDKALAYMGLEPGKPLLGHPVDVVFIGSCTNSRLSDLRQAAQFFRGRKVAPGVRVMVVPGSQQVKRAAEAEGLDRIFKEAGAEWREAGCSACLGMNDDKVPPGKYAVSTSNRNFEGRQGPGARTMLASPLTAAAAAITGVVTDPRTLLN, from the coding sequence ATGAACAAACCGCGCACCCTGTTTGAGAAAGTCTGGGAAGCACATCTGGTACGACCAGAAACCGCTGAAACGCCTGCCGTGCTCTACATTGATCTGCACCTCATTCACGAGGTAACCTCACCGCAGGCGTTTACTGAATTACGCCAGCGCGGGCTGCGGGTTCGCCGACCCGACAAGACGCTGGCGACGATGGATCACAGCACACCGACAACGCCGCGTAATCATCTGGGCATTATTCCCGTCGTTGATCCAATGGCAATCAGCCAGCTTGAACAATTACGAAAAAACTGCGCCGAGTTTGGGATTCCACTGTTTGAATTGGGTGACGAGAATCAGGGCATTGTGCACGTCATTGGGCCAGAGCAAGGATTGACGCAACCGGGGATGACCATCGTTTGTGGTGATAGTCACACCAGCACGCACGGCGCTTTTGGTGCGTTGGCCTTCGGCATTGGCACCTCGGAAGTCGGCCATGTGCTGGCAACCCAATGCCTGCTCCAACGCAAGCCAAAGACGTGTGCGGTACGGATTGATGGCCGGCTGGGGCCAGGGGTCACTGCCAAGGACATCATTCTGGCGTTGATCGCCAAATACGGCGTCGGCGGCGGTACGGGGTACGTCTTTGAGTACATGGGTGAAGCGATCCGTGCGCTGTCGATGGAAGAGCGGATGACGATCTGCAATATGAGCATCGAGGGTGGGGCACGGGCCGGTATGGTCGCACCCGACGATACGACCTTCGAGTATATCGCCGGTAGGCCCTTTGCGCCGAAGGGGGCCGATTTCGAGGCCGCTGTGGCACGCTGGCGAACACTCCCCAGTGACGAGGGGGCAACCTTCGATCACGAGTTAACCCTCTCGGCCAGTGAACTGAAACCAATGATTACCTACGGTACCAACCCGGGTATGGGCATTCCCATTGACGCCCCAGTTCCACGCCCGGAGGATATGCCCGATGCACGGAGCCGGGCGGCACTCGACAAGGCGCTGGCGTACATGGGGCTTGAACCGGGCAAACCGCTCCTGGGCCACCCGGTTGATGTTGTCTTCATCGGTTCCTGCACCAACTCGCGCCTGTCAGATTTGCGGCAGGCAGCCCAGTTTTTCCGTGGACGCAAGGTAGCCCCCGGCGTGCGAGTAATGGTGGTTCCCGGATCGCAGCAGGTCAAGCGCGCTGCCGAGGCCGAAGGGTTAGATCGCATCTTCAAAGAAGCCGGTGCCGAATGGCGTGAAGCCGGTTGCAGCGCCTGTCTGGGCATGAACGACGACAAAGTGCCACCGGGTAAATACGCTGTCAGCACCTCGAACCGCAACTTTGAGGGTCGGCAGGGGCCGGGAGCACGCACGATGCTGGCCAGTCCACTCACCGCAGCAGCGGCAGCCATCACAGGCGTGGTTACCGATCCGCGCACGTTGTTGAACTAG
- the leuD gene encoding 3-isopropylmalate dehydratase small subunit, giving the protein MEPVSTITGKAVVLPVENIDTDQIIPARFLKVTDRSGLAAGLFEAWRYQADGTPNPDFPLNRPEAAGATILISGRNFGCGSSREHAPWALQDYGFKAVLAPSFADIFRSNSLKIGLLPVTIDQAVYDELVARYAADPQMHLTIDLATQTVTLPDGRQVHFPIDAFSKYCLLHGVDQLGFLLQQEEAIIAYEASHPQPVTTR; this is encoded by the coding sequence GTGGAACCAGTTTCAACCATTACCGGCAAAGCCGTCGTGTTACCGGTAGAGAATATTGATACCGATCAGATCATCCCAGCCCGCTTTCTCAAAGTGACCGACCGCAGCGGTCTGGCTGCCGGTCTCTTCGAGGCGTGGCGCTACCAGGCGGACGGCACACCCAATCCCGATTTTCCGCTGAACCGACCGGAAGCTGCCGGGGCAACCATTCTGATCAGTGGGCGTAATTTTGGCTGTGGCAGCTCGCGCGAGCACGCCCCCTGGGCATTGCAGGACTACGGATTCAAAGCCGTGCTGGCACCATCGTTTGCCGACATCTTTCGCAGTAATTCGCTCAAGATTGGCTTGCTGCCGGTAACGATTGACCAGGCGGTCTACGATGAACTGGTTGCCCGTTATGCGGCTGATCCGCAGATGCATCTGACGATTGATCTGGCAACACAGACGGTGACATTACCGGATGGCCGACAGGTGCATTTTCCGATTGATGCCTTCAGCAAATACTGCCTGCTGCATGGGGTCGATCAACTCGGCTTCTTGCTCCAACAGGAAGAGGCGATTATCGCCTACGAAGCCAGCCATCCGCAGCCGGTGACGACTCGCTGA
- a CDS encoding dihydrolipoyl dehydrogenase family protein — protein sequence MKQIVVIGGGAAGVEAAVAAAQGNTKVTLVSEGPIGGRTGWDSLLPSKVWLHAAEVAGIATAAAGEGVAVNGVQVDPTAVLQRIKHVATRWSDHEQQRLQAAGVTVMQGVAAFSSPHELTIQTQAGQQTITADVIIIATGSVPRFPPTMKPDGQRIIAPRFASHLHTLPDDIIVIGGGPTGSEFASLFSRLGVKVTWLVGSPGVLPMFATNARSTLAAAMQAHGVEIHQVDVERAERTEEGVSVLAADGTTYTAAMAFLAIGRTPDLSRLNLSAAGLTVEANGQLTVDNYGRTPVNHIFAVGDAAGGPMLANRALAQAWIAGRTAADLPAPGYCPHTIVHAVYTVPEVAQVGLVMDTELSRIRAEYGSSLKSYLGAETSGWIELTFDPITRQVRGGVAVGDHAADLLAPVALAIQTGATLADLAAVFAAYPTLSETVFAAARAAG from the coding sequence ATGAAGCAGATTGTCGTGATTGGCGGTGGGGCTGCCGGTGTGGAAGCAGCAGTTGCTGCCGCCCAGGGCAACACAAAGGTAACACTGGTCAGCGAAGGGCCAATTGGCGGTCGTACCGGTTGGGATAGCCTGCTACCGAGCAAAGTATGGCTCCATGCCGCTGAGGTTGCCGGTATCGCGACGGCGGCAGCCGGCGAGGGCGTGGCGGTTAACGGGGTGCAGGTCGATCCGACAGCCGTCTTACAACGGATCAAACACGTTGCAACGCGATGGAGTGATCACGAGCAGCAGCGGTTGCAGGCGGCTGGCGTAACCGTTATGCAGGGGGTTGCCGCCTTCAGCAGTCCTCACGAATTGACAATCCAGACTCAGGCAGGCCAGCAGACGATAACCGCCGATGTCATCATTATTGCGACCGGTTCTGTTCCCCGCTTCCCCCCGACGATGAAACCGGACGGGCAGCGGATCATCGCGCCGCGCTTTGCCAGCCATCTCCATACCCTTCCCGACGACATTATCGTAATCGGTGGTGGCCCGACCGGCAGCGAATTTGCCTCGCTCTTCAGTCGGCTGGGTGTCAAAGTGACCTGGCTGGTCGGTAGCCCTGGCGTTTTGCCGATGTTTGCCACCAACGCCCGTTCAACCCTGGCCGCAGCGATGCAGGCACACGGTGTCGAGATACATCAGGTTGATGTCGAACGGGCCGAGCGCACGGAAGAGGGGGTAAGCGTTCTCGCGGCAGATGGCACTACCTATACGGCGGCCATGGCATTCCTGGCGATTGGCCGCACACCCGATCTGAGCCGGCTCAACCTCAGTGCCGCCGGCCTGACCGTTGAGGCGAATGGTCAGCTAACCGTTGACAACTACGGACGCACGCCAGTCAACCACATCTTCGCGGTCGGCGATGCGGCGGGCGGGCCGATGCTGGCGAACCGTGCGCTGGCGCAGGCGTGGATCGCCGGGCGCACCGCTGCCGATCTGCCGGCACCGGGGTATTGCCCGCACACCATCGTGCATGCCGTCTACACTGTGCCTGAAGTTGCCCAGGTGGGACTGGTCATGGATACAGAGCTGTCACGTATCCGCGCTGAATATGGCTCGTCGCTCAAGTCCTACCTTGGTGCAGAGACATCTGGCTGGATCGAGCTGACCTTTGATCCGATCACGCGCCAGGTTCGCGGTGGGGTAGCAGTGGGCGATCATGCTGCCGATCTACTGGCCCCGGTTGCCCTGGCGATCCAGACCGGGGCTACCCTGGCCGATCTGGCAGCCGTCTTTGCCGCCTATCCAACGTTAAGCGAGACTGTTTTTGCCGCAGCGCGCGCAGCAGGGTGA
- a CDS encoding transglycosylase domain-containing protein, whose translation MIRSRRLHANGRNGRRHVPPHLLRGLRGRSTPRSAVSRWLVNALLAGLGLVAVVIVAIAGFAYNAYAQVAESLKPRLALLDNRELFENSRIFDRNGELLYEFFDTGKRTKVTIDEISPLLIQATIAIEDKTFYTNPGIDLAGIVRTLIDSLRAGEETGGASTITQQVIKNSVLTPEERLPERRYERKLKEIILAQELDRIYTKDQILELYLNENFYGNLAYGIQAASEVYFGVSAADLDLNQASLLAGLPQLPSVYNPINYLERDEQGGYLPPVFVGDGWLDPDARLPAGTPLPRIRQAAVLRRMVEDGYITEAQARQALATPLRFAPQEAPLNAPHFVFYVRDLLLQRYGAQIVYGGGLRITTTLDLQLQRMAQRTAFERIAELESRNIHNAAVVIMQPNTGQILAMVGSIDYNAVKPTTTPGESGNVLDGQVNVATRERQPGSALKPFTYLAAMEQGMTPETVLWDVPTRFPTGTGDWYAPQNYNGQWNGPVRIRTALANSLNMPAVRALKFAGIDYTIRLLERVGIRTGLKRGAGFYGLSLTLGGGEVSPLELTTAYNTLASGGRYFAPVAILEITDSQGRVLERFTQTPGEEVVDPALVAIISDMLSDDRARQAIWGLNSPLRLSLPAAVKTGTTNDWRDAWAVGYTPFVTVGVWTGNNNNEPTARVESLTGGGIIWRNVMENIFRLIAEDERYRDLFAAPFPNGEIQTEFVLPEEVVPRPICELPGPFGGYREELFTLDMIKRLEEAAQPTPEATTGDAIPNEGFCSAYTKVRVVRIPTPEEWTTSGELRPNPPPPPPTDPKAPPLPQDLSALTDGAYCRPAPDAAYPPELVRDIYLWKLPPPDPDEEVEYKWRGGDATVPLKYEELPECTPAMFEPPIPVPPVEGAILMPDLRRLGENQAKEVLALLGIDPGRIYVDYQGPDRAGEDYYRYGPYVVLSSLPAAGEWILPDTTIVLGIRAPDPNPEPPASDSTEGN comes from the coding sequence ATGATTCGCTCACGTCGTTTACATGCAAATGGTCGCAATGGTCGCCGCCACGTGCCGCCACATCTGTTGCGCGGGTTGCGGGGCCGATCAACACCACGATCTGCGGTCAGTCGCTGGCTTGTTAATGCGCTCCTGGCCGGACTTGGTTTAGTAGCGGTGGTGATCGTCGCTATCGCCGGCTTTGCCTACAATGCCTACGCGCAGGTTGCCGAGAGTCTGAAACCGCGACTGGCTTTGCTCGATAACCGGGAATTGTTCGAGAACTCGCGCATCTTTGACCGTAACGGTGAGCTGCTGTACGAGTTTTTCGATACCGGCAAGCGCACAAAAGTGACGATTGACGAGATTAGTCCGCTGTTGATTCAGGCGACGATTGCGATTGAGGATAAGACCTTCTATACCAATCCGGGCATCGATCTGGCCGGTATTGTGCGTACTCTGATTGACAGCCTGCGGGCAGGTGAAGAGACCGGTGGTGCCTCGACGATTACACAGCAGGTGATCAAGAATAGCGTGCTCACCCCGGAAGAGCGTCTCCCGGAACGGCGTTACGAACGGAAACTGAAGGAGATTATCCTCGCCCAGGAGCTGGATCGCATCTATACCAAAGATCAGATTCTTGAGCTATATCTGAATGAGAATTTTTACGGCAATCTGGCCTACGGTATTCAGGCGGCCAGTGAGGTCTATTTTGGGGTGAGCGCGGCTGATCTTGATTTGAACCAGGCGTCGCTCCTTGCCGGTTTGCCACAGTTACCATCGGTCTACAATCCGATTAACTATCTGGAGCGCGACGAGCAGGGTGGTTATCTCCCGCCCGTCTTTGTCGGCGATGGCTGGCTTGACCCCGATGCCCGTCTGCCCGCCGGCACACCGCTGCCACGGATCCGGCAGGCGGCTGTGTTGCGTCGGATGGTTGAGGATGGCTACATCACCGAAGCGCAGGCTCGCCAGGCATTGGCCACACCGCTGCGGTTCGCGCCGCAAGAGGCACCCCTCAATGCGCCGCACTTCGTCTTCTATGTGCGCGACCTGCTCTTGCAACGCTACGGCGCTCAGATTGTGTATGGCGGTGGTTTGCGGATCACAACCACGCTCGACCTGCAATTGCAACGGATGGCCCAGCGCACCGCCTTCGAGCGTATCGCTGAACTGGAGTCGCGCAACATTCACAATGCCGCGGTCGTGATTATGCAGCCGAACACCGGTCAGATTTTGGCGATGGTCGGTAGTATTGATTACAACGCGGTCAAACCAACCACTACGCCCGGCGAGTCGGGTAATGTGCTCGACGGTCAGGTGAATGTGGCGACACGCGAGCGGCAACCCGGTTCGGCGCTGAAGCCGTTTACCTACCTGGCGGCGATGGAACAGGGGATGACCCCAGAGACGGTGCTGTGGGATGTGCCAACTCGCTTCCCAACCGGTACCGGTGACTGGTACGCGCCGCAAAACTATAACGGCCAGTGGAACGGGCCGGTTCGTATCCGTACCGCACTGGCGAATTCGTTGAATATGCCGGCAGTGCGGGCACTGAAGTTTGCCGGGATTGACTACACGATCCGGTTGCTGGAACGGGTTGGCATCCGTACCGGTCTGAAACGTGGTGCCGGTTTCTACGGCCTTTCGTTGACGCTCGGTGGCGGTGAGGTGTCGCCCCTGGAGCTGACAACCGCGTACAACACTCTGGCCAGCGGTGGTCGTTACTTTGCACCGGTCGCTATCCTGGAGATTACCGACTCGCAGGGCCGTGTTCTTGAACGGTTTACCCAAACCCCTGGCGAGGAGGTGGTTGATCCGGCGCTGGTCGCAATCATCTCTGACATGCTCAGTGATGATCGTGCGCGCCAGGCCATCTGGGGACTGAACAGCCCGCTGCGGCTCAGCCTGCCGGCTGCGGTCAAGACCGGTACCACCAACGACTGGCGTGACGCCTGGGCAGTCGGCTATACGCCGTTTGTGACGGTTGGCGTCTGGACGGGTAACAACAACAATGAACCAACCGCCCGGGTCGAGAGTCTGACCGGTGGTGGCATTATCTGGCGCAACGTGATGGAGAATATCTTTCGGCTGATCGCCGAAGATGAGCGATACCGCGACCTGTTCGCCGCACCCTTCCCTAACGGAGAAATCCAAACCGAATTTGTGCTACCTGAAGAGGTGGTACCGCGTCCGATCTGTGAACTGCCCGGCCCATTCGGTGGCTATCGTGAAGAGCTATTTACGCTTGATATGATCAAGCGGCTGGAAGAGGCAGCGCAACCGACACCGGAAGCGACCACCGGTGATGCCATCCCGAACGAAGGTTTCTGTTCGGCCTACACAAAAGTACGTGTTGTCCGGATTCCGACCCCGGAAGAGTGGACAACCAGCGGCGAGCTACGCCCCAATCCGCCACCGCCGCCGCCAACAGACCCCAAAGCACCACCGTTGCCGCAAGACCTCAGCGCCTTAACCGATGGTGCTTATTGCCGACCGGCGCCTGATGCCGCCTATCCGCCGGAGCTGGTACGGGACATCTACCTGTGGAAGCTGCCACCGCCCGATCCTGATGAAGAGGTTGAGTATAAGTGGCGCGGCGGTGATGCAACGGTTCCGCTCAAGTACGAAGAGCTGCCGGAGTGTACCCCGGCAATGTTTGAGCCACCGATCCCGGTGCCACCGGTTGAAGGTGCTATCCTGATGCCCGATCTGCGTCGGTTGGGTGAAAATCAGGCGAAAGAAGTGCTGGCGCTGTTGGGCATTGACCCCGGTCGGATTTACGTTGATTACCAGGGGCCAGATCGTGCCGGCGAGGATTATTATCGGTATGGGCCGTATGTGGTCCTGAGTTCACTCCCGGCAGCGGGCGAATGGATCTTGCCGGACACAACCATCGTGCTGGGCATTCGCGCACCTGATCCAAACCCCGAACCACCAGCATCCGACAGTACTGAGGGCAATTGA